In a genomic window of Maricaulis maris MCS10:
- the recQ gene encoding DNA helicase RecQ, with product MLQTRPEDMLRETFGFPGFRPGQSDIVDHILAGRPTLCVMPTGAGKSICYQLPALMLDGMTVVISPLTALMDDQVAALQANGVAAAAIHSGRDRVDNVETWRQVQSGDVQLLYLSPERLMTPRMLAALEALDPAMFVVDEAHCISKWGASFRPEYEDLSKLCARFPSARLAAFTATADEATRQDIADKLFGQGGEIVVHGFDRPNLTLGVAAKASWKSQLLEFLDDRRSESGIIYCLSRKSTEEVAGLLREEGFNALPYHAGLSPETRRENQERFMAEEAVVMVATIAFGMGIDKPDIRYVFHLHMPGSMEAYYQEIGRAGRDGQPAETMMLFGLSDARMRRQFIDQDGEDGEHKRREHKRLDSLLAYCEATRCRRISLLAYFGETGRQACGNCDLCLDPPVLIDGSLDAQKLFSAILRTGEMFGAAHVIDVLRGADTEKVRARGHDSLPTYGVGSDRPKPFWQGLIRQSVAAGLIEIDIQGFGALKLAGEARAVLKGEQTFKIREISTKPPKSRRAPKSASVDPSTVDATLLAALKARRRELAAERNVPAYVVFSDATLIDMAQLRPTNLELMASVNGVGPKKLETFGQIFLDVLQEHGGPN from the coding sequence ATGCTCCAAACCCGCCCTGAAGACATGCTGCGTGAGACGTTCGGCTTTCCTGGGTTTCGTCCGGGACAGTCGGATATCGTCGACCACATCCTTGCCGGACGTCCGACACTGTGTGTGATGCCGACCGGGGCCGGCAAATCAATCTGCTACCAGCTTCCGGCGCTGATGCTGGACGGGATGACGGTCGTGATCTCGCCGCTGACAGCGCTGATGGATGACCAGGTCGCCGCGCTGCAGGCCAATGGTGTCGCCGCCGCCGCGATTCATTCCGGTCGTGATCGCGTCGACAATGTCGAGACCTGGCGCCAGGTCCAGTCGGGTGATGTGCAATTGCTCTACCTGTCTCCGGAACGCTTGATGACGCCGCGCATGCTGGCTGCGCTGGAAGCGCTGGATCCGGCCATGTTTGTCGTCGACGAAGCGCATTGCATTTCCAAATGGGGGGCGAGTTTCCGCCCGGAATATGAAGACTTGTCGAAATTGTGCGCCCGCTTCCCGTCGGCGCGGCTGGCGGCCTTTACCGCGACAGCCGATGAGGCGACGCGCCAGGACATTGCCGACAAGCTGTTCGGTCAGGGGGGCGAGATCGTGGTGCACGGTTTCGATCGCCCGAATCTCACTCTCGGCGTCGCCGCCAAGGCGTCGTGGAAATCCCAGCTGCTGGAATTCCTTGATGACCGCCGTTCCGAGTCCGGCATCATCTATTGCCTGTCACGCAAATCGACCGAAGAGGTTGCCGGCTTGTTGCGCGAGGAGGGGTTCAACGCCTTGCCTTACCATGCCGGCCTGTCTCCCGAGACCCGGCGCGAGAACCAGGAACGCTTCATGGCCGAGGAAGCGGTCGTGATGGTGGCGACCATCGCCTTCGGGATGGGCATCGACAAGCCGGACATCCGCTACGTCTTCCATCTTCACATGCCCGGTTCCATGGAGGCCTATTATCAGGAAATCGGTCGCGCTGGCCGGGATGGCCAACCTGCGGAAACCATGATGCTTTTCGGCTTGTCCGATGCCCGCATGCGGCGCCAGTTCATCGATCAGGATGGTGAGGATGGCGAGCACAAAAGGCGCGAGCACAAGCGGCTCGACAGCTTGCTGGCCTACTGCGAAGCGACCCGTTGTCGCCGCATCTCACTGCTTGCCTACTTCGGCGAAACCGGCCGGCAGGCCTGTGGAAATTGTGACCTGTGTCTCGACCCGCCGGTGCTGATTGACGGCAGTCTGGACGCACAAAAACTGTTCTCGGCCATCCTCAGAACCGGGGAAATGTTCGGCGCCGCCCACGTCATCGACGTTCTGCGCGGTGCCGACACCGAGAAGGTTCGTGCCCGGGGCCATGATAGTCTTCCGACCTATGGGGTCGGCTCAGACCGTCCCAAACCGTTCTGGCAGGGTTTGATCCGACAGAGCGTGGCGGCGGGTCTGATTGAGATAGATATTCAGGGGTTTGGTGCGCTCAAGCTGGCGGGTGAGGCCCGCGCGGTCCTGAAAGGCGAGCAGACTTTCAAGATCCGTGAGATCAGCACCAAACCGCCCAAGTCGCGGCGCGCTCCCAAGTCGGCGAGCGTAGACCCGTCGACCGTGGATGCCACACTGCTTGCGGCGTTGAAGGCCAGGCGGCGCGAACTGGCCGCCGAGCGTAACGTGCCGGCCTATGTTGTCTTTTCCGATGCGACACTGATCGACATGGCGCAGCTCCGACCGACCAATCTGGAGCTCATGGCGTCAGTCAACGGGGTCGGGCCGAAGAAGCTTGAGACATTCGGACAGATTTTCCTCGACGTGCTGCAGGAGCATGGCGGACCCAATTGA
- the clpA gene encoding ATP-dependent Clp protease ATP-binding subunit ClpA, with amino-acid sequence MPSFSSDLEDSLHRALGYANERGHEFATLEHLLLALVDDQDGAAVMKACDVDLDELRATLTEYVDNELTELVVDDDEDAKPTAGFQRVIQRAVIHVQNAGREEVTGANVLVALFAERESHAAYFLAERDMTRYDAVNFISHGIGRKPGASEERAVRGTEPAEEPQKDGDALTAYTVNLNEKARNGGVDPLIGRDSEVERCVQVLCRRRKNNPLLVGDPGVGKTAIAEGIARKIVENQVPDVLEGATIYSLDMGSLLAGTRYRGDFEERVKQVVKELEEKDNAVLFIDEIHTVIGAGATSGGAMDASNLLKPALQSGNLRCMGSTTYKEYRQHFEKDRALVRRFQKIDVAEPSVPDAIKILQGLKTYFEDFHDVRFTNDALKSAVELSSRYMGDRKLPDKAIDVIDEAGAQMRLQPVSKRKKTIGVKEVEGIVATMARIPPKSVSKDDEQSLRNLETELKHVVFGQDEAISQLSTAIKLSRAGLREPNKPIGCYLFSGPTGVGKTEVTKQLADTMGVELQRFDMSEYMERHAVSRLIGAPPGYVGFDQGGLLTDGIDQHPHCVLLLDEIEKAHPDLFNILLQVMDNGTLTDTNGKKVDFRNVILVMTTNAGASDAQKESIGFGRGKKTDEADKAVERLFTPEFRNRLDAVIPFAPLSPDSIGRVVEKFVLQLEAQLIDRGVTFELTPDATAWLAERGYDSRFGARPLARVIQEHIKKPLADQILFGELKKGGLVKVDVDAADSERLDFHVTPGDRLLPRNAKKKDKKEEV; translated from the coding sequence GTGCCTTCATTCTCTTCAGACTTGGAAGACAGCCTGCACCGCGCTCTGGGATACGCCAATGAGCGTGGGCATGAATTTGCGACCCTGGAGCATCTCCTTCTTGCTCTTGTGGACGATCAGGACGGCGCAGCGGTGATGAAAGCCTGCGACGTTGATCTCGATGAACTTCGAGCGACCCTGACCGAGTATGTGGACAATGAACTCACCGAGCTTGTGGTCGACGATGATGAGGACGCAAAGCCGACCGCCGGTTTCCAGCGTGTCATCCAGCGCGCCGTGATCCATGTCCAGAATGCCGGGCGTGAAGAAGTCACTGGCGCCAACGTGCTGGTAGCCCTGTTTGCCGAGCGAGAGAGCCATGCGGCCTACTTCCTCGCCGAGCGGGACATGACTCGCTATGACGCGGTAAATTTCATCTCCCATGGCATCGGGCGCAAGCCGGGCGCGTCGGAAGAACGGGCCGTCCGCGGCACCGAACCGGCCGAAGAGCCTCAAAAGGATGGCGACGCGCTGACCGCCTATACGGTCAATCTGAACGAGAAGGCCCGCAATGGCGGTGTTGATCCGCTGATCGGCCGTGATTCAGAGGTCGAGCGTTGCGTTCAGGTCCTTTGCCGCCGTCGCAAGAATAATCCGCTTCTGGTTGGTGATCCGGGCGTTGGCAAGACCGCCATTGCCGAAGGGATTGCGCGCAAGATCGTCGAGAACCAGGTTCCCGATGTCCTCGAAGGCGCCACCATTTATTCGCTGGACATGGGATCGCTGCTGGCCGGGACCCGCTATCGCGGTGATTTCGAAGAGCGGGTGAAGCAGGTCGTCAAGGAACTCGAGGAAAAGGACAATGCCGTCCTCTTCATCGACGAGATTCACACCGTCATCGGTGCCGGCGCCACGTCGGGCGGTGCCATGGACGCGTCAAACCTGCTCAAGCCGGCGCTCCAGTCGGGCAATCTGCGCTGCATGGGGTCGACGACCTACAAGGAATATCGCCAGCATTTCGAAAAGGACCGGGCCCTGGTGCGCCGGTTCCAGAAGATCGATGTTGCCGAGCCGTCAGTGCCGGACGCGATCAAGATCCTGCAGGGTCTGAAGACGTATTTCGAGGACTTCCACGATGTCCGCTTCACCAATGACGCGCTGAAGTCGGCGGTCGAGCTTTCCTCGCGCTACATGGGTGATCGTAAACTGCCGGACAAGGCGATCGACGTCATCGACGAGGCCGGTGCGCAAATGCGCCTGCAGCCGGTGTCCAAGCGCAAGAAGACCATCGGTGTGAAAGAGGTCGAGGGCATTGTTGCCACGATGGCCCGCATCCCGCCGAAATCCGTGTCCAAGGATGACGAGCAGTCGCTGCGCAATCTGGAAACCGAGCTGAAGCATGTTGTCTTCGGCCAGGATGAGGCGATCAGCCAATTGTCCACGGCGATCAAACTGTCCCGTGCGGGGCTGCGCGAGCCGAACAAGCCGATTGGCTGTTATCTCTTCTCGGGACCGACCGGTGTCGGCAAGACCGAGGTGACAAAGCAGCTGGCGGATACGATGGGTGTGGAGCTGCAGCGGTTCGACATGTCTGAATACATGGAGCGCCATGCCGTTTCCCGCCTGATCGGCGCACCGCCCGGTTATGTCGGCTTCGACCAGGGCGGACTGTTGACCGATGGCATCGACCAGCATCCGCATTGCGTGCTGCTGCTCGACGAGATCGAGAAGGCCCATCCGGACCTGTTCAACATCCTCCTGCAGGTGATGGACAATGGCACGCTGACCGATACCAACGGCAAGAAGGTCGACTTCCGCAATGTCATCCTGGTGATGACGACCAATGCGGGCGCTTCGGATGCGCAAAAGGAGTCGATCGGTTTTGGACGGGGCAAGAAGACCGACGAAGCCGACAAGGCCGTCGAGCGCCTGTTCACGCCGGAATTCCGCAATCGCCTCGATGCGGTCATTCCGTTCGCGCCGCTGTCGCCGGACTCCATCGGTCGGGTGGTCGAGAAATTTGTCCTCCAGCTGGAAGCCCAGCTCATTGATCGCGGCGTGACCTTCGAACTGACGCCGGATGCCACGGCCTGGCTCGCTGAGCGCGGCTATGACAGCCGCTTCGGTGCTCGTCCGCTGGCCCGGGTCATCCAGGAGCACATCAAGAAGCCCCTGGCCGACCAGATCCTGTTTGGCGAGCTCAAGAAGGGTGGTCTTGTGAAGGTAGATGTCGACGCGGCCGACAGCGAACGCCTCGACTTCCATGTCACACCCGGTGACCGGCTCCTGCCGCGCAATGCCAAGAAAAAGGACAAGAAGGAAGAGGTCTGA
- a CDS encoding DUF2306 domain-containing protein: MSDTAAVPPRLHRFTPQALLGASGVLWFSIAAAGQWLFAYYIIGAYVPRTATGEFERWNETGLIDGYAQGDLIGNLGFISHVLLAAFVSVSGVMQLLPIVRRRFPTFHRWNGRAYMSVAVFLAVGGILLVWVRGTRMNDLAALGTTIDGLLILVTAGFTLRHAIARRIDQHRRWAMRLFVVVNGVWFVRVGYMAWAIASGGAGMSRSLNGPADILMPYAAFLVPLVLLEFYMRARDSRSSGFKLAVTGAIALGAGITALGLFGAWMMMWSPNIAY, from the coding sequence ATGTCCGACACCGCTGCCGTTCCGCCCCGGCTTCACCGTTTCACGCCGCAAGCCCTGTTGGGTGCCAGTGGTGTGCTCTGGTTCTCGATTGCCGCCGCCGGGCAATGGTTGTTCGCCTACTACATCATTGGCGCCTACGTCCCGCGCACGGCGACCGGTGAGTTCGAGCGCTGGAATGAGACCGGCCTGATTGACGGCTATGCCCAGGGCGACCTGATCGGCAATCTTGGCTTTATCTCCCACGTCCTGTTGGCGGCTTTTGTCAGCGTTTCTGGCGTGATGCAGCTTCTTCCCATTGTCCGGCGGCGTTTCCCGACCTTCCACCGCTGGAACGGCCGGGCGTACATGTCGGTCGCTGTTTTTCTGGCGGTCGGCGGCATCCTCCTGGTCTGGGTGCGTGGCACGCGCATGAATGATCTGGCCGCGTTGGGGACCACGATTGACGGCCTGTTGATCCTGGTGACCGCTGGTTTCACCTTGCGCCATGCAATCGCGCGCCGGATCGACCAGCATCGGCGCTGGGCCATGCGCCTGTTCGTTGTGGTCAATGGTGTGTGGTTTGTCCGGGTCGGCTATATGGCCTGGGCGATTGCCAGTGGCGGGGCCGGTATGAGCCGTTCCTTGAATGGCCCGGCGGATATCCTGATGCCCTATGCCGCCTTCCTCGTTCCGCTCGTCCTGCTCGAATTCTACATGCGGGCCCGCGACAGCCGGTCGTCGGGTTTCAAGCTGGCAGTAACCGGCGCCATCGCGCTTGGCGCGGGTATCACGGCGCTTGGCCTGTTCGGAGCCTGGATGATGATGTGGTCACCGAATATCGCGTATTGA
- a CDS encoding helix-turn-helix transcriptional regulator — translation MSLKTLRRSRGWSQADLAQICDLSERTIQRIESGRTASLEAVKALAASFDMTAEEIQAHLATRARSEPPGRQSSWQAWLWHALAFSIYASLVTALVHRFDSDMRIAVGVGLLGLGALLVHLAFNLHRQERRAQQTL, via the coding sequence ATGAGCCTGAAAACACTCCGCCGTTCGCGCGGTTGGTCACAAGCGGACCTGGCGCAGATTTGCGATCTCAGCGAACGCACGATCCAGCGGATCGAGAGTGGACGCACGGCGAGCTTGGAAGCGGTCAAGGCGCTGGCCGCCAGTTTCGACATGACGGCGGAAGAGATCCAAGCCCACCTTGCAACCCGCGCCCGGTCCGAACCACCTGGTCGACAGTCCAGCTGGCAAGCCTGGCTCTGGCACGCGCTCGCCTTTTCAATCTATGCGTCGCTTGTTACCGCTCTGGTCCATCGGTTCGATTCCGATATGCGGATCGCCGTCGGGGTCGGCCTGCTCGGCCTTGGCGCGCTGCTGGTGCATCTTGCGTTCAATCTGCACCGGCAGGAACGCCGAGCCCAACAGACCCTCTGA
- the phaP gene encoding phasin family protein (Members of this family are phasins (small proteins associated with inclusions such as PHA granules). Note that several different families of phasins have been named PhaP despite very little sequence similarity to each other.) → MSNVEKTSTATQADAAKATAPGASKGASVQAKAVKATAKASPAKPKTATKPKSVPAKKAAPKKSTAAVKSSPSNPAPKATASAQTPKPAARASKSFAMNDTIESMTASSNEALKEGFEKTLKSVTEASNFQKETIDALIASATVAGKGFETANANAVTYAKSAAEDGVAVGKKLASAKSVQEVFEIQSEYTKSAMDNYLAEINKTSDLFSDLFKNSVKPLNDRVAAAMELAQVQR, encoded by the coding sequence ATGAGTAACGTCGAAAAAACTTCTACCGCAACGCAAGCGGACGCTGCCAAAGCGACTGCTCCGGGCGCCTCCAAGGGCGCATCGGTCCAGGCGAAAGCGGTGAAGGCGACTGCAAAGGCGAGCCCGGCCAAACCGAAGACGGCGACCAAGCCGAAATCGGTTCCGGCCAAAAAGGCCGCGCCGAAGAAGTCGACGGCGGCCGTGAAATCCTCGCCGTCTAACCCCGCCCCCAAGGCGACCGCCTCGGCTCAGACGCCCAAGCCGGCCGCCCGTGCATCAAAGAGCTTTGCCATGAACGATACCATTGAGAGCATGACCGCCTCGAGCAATGAAGCGCTCAAGGAAGGTTTCGAGAAGACGCTGAAATCGGTCACCGAGGCCAGCAACTTCCAGAAAGAAACCATCGACGCCCTGATCGCCTCGGCGACGGTCGCCGGCAAGGGTTTCGAGACCGCCAATGCCAACGCCGTGACCTATGCCAAATCGGCCGCTGAAGACGGCGTCGCCGTGGGCAAGAAGCTCGCGTCGGCCAAGTCTGTCCAGGAAGTCTTCGAGATCCAGTCCGAGTACACCAAGTCGGCGATGGATAACTATCTCGCCGAGATCAACAAGACCTCGGATCTCTTCTCCGACCTGTTCAAGAATTCCGTGAAGCCGCTGAACGATCGCGTCGCGGCCGCCATGGAACTCGCACAAGTTCAGCGCTGA
- a CDS encoding helix-turn-helix domain-containing protein produces MLEVANAIKFAICIAAIASILIVVSRRQRSGLQIAWACFCTGLAAVMVREVFGSTPAALTPLLIVAGCASCSCIWLVARGLFRTDVRFGWPQALVVSGIFLPAVLVQLLTAASAERVFGVAGMEAITAATYGFQGMLSSTVLVLAFWEGLRGWTQSAPVAERRLRVAFLGSFGLGVGICVMLLDHGDSTRFDPALMALLQAGCAATIFLVTGFGVVWRSRNPLLAAGRQPHTSSEADKRADQELGEYIRARVEADALYLDPDLKVASLARHLREPDYRISRAITAGLGERNFNRFINRYRINHAKDLLRANPQGTGSILDVALDSGFASIGPFNRAFKESVGMTPREYRNGRIRQAARPVHLPQPASR; encoded by the coding sequence ATGCTCGAAGTCGCCAACGCCATCAAATTCGCCATTTGTATCGCGGCAATCGCCTCCATCCTGATCGTGGTCTCCCGTCGGCAGCGCAGCGGATTGCAGATTGCCTGGGCCTGCTTCTGCACCGGCCTGGCAGCGGTCATGGTCCGGGAAGTTTTCGGATCCACGCCCGCAGCACTGACCCCTCTCCTCATCGTCGCTGGATGTGCCAGCTGCAGCTGCATCTGGCTGGTCGCCCGCGGCCTGTTCCGCACCGATGTCAGGTTCGGCTGGCCGCAAGCATTGGTGGTCAGCGGCATTTTCCTGCCCGCGGTGCTGGTCCAGTTACTGACCGCGGCGTCAGCGGAGCGCGTCTTCGGGGTTGCCGGCATGGAGGCGATCACGGCGGCGACTTATGGCTTCCAGGGGATGTTGTCTTCCACCGTGCTGGTTCTGGCCTTTTGGGAAGGTCTGCGCGGCTGGACGCAATCGGCGCCGGTCGCCGAGCGTCGTCTGCGCGTCGCCTTCCTTGGCAGTTTCGGGCTCGGTGTCGGGATTTGCGTGATGTTGCTGGATCACGGCGACTCGACCCGTTTCGACCCAGCCCTGATGGCGCTCCTGCAAGCGGGGTGTGCCGCAACCATTTTCCTGGTCACCGGATTTGGCGTGGTCTGGCGCAGCCGGAACCCACTGCTGGCAGCCGGCCGGCAGCCTCACACTTCGTCCGAAGCCGACAAGCGCGCCGATCAAGAATTGGGAGAATATATCCGCGCTCGGGTGGAAGCCGATGCTCTCTATCTGGATCCGGACCTCAAGGTCGCCTCCCTCGCCCGACATTTGCGCGAGCCTGACTACCGGATCAGCCGCGCCATCACGGCTGGCCTGGGCGAGCGCAATTTCAATCGTTTCATCAACCGCTACCGGATCAATCACGCCAAAGACCTGCTGCGGGCCAATCCGCAAGGCACGGGCAGTATCCTCGATGTCGCCCTGGACAGCGGCTTCGCTTCGATCGGCCCGTTCAACCGCGCCTTCAAGGAGAGCGTCGGCATGACGCCGCGTGAGTACAGGAATGGCCGGATCAGACAGGCCGCCAGGCCAGTGCATTTGCCGCAACCTGCATCCCGCTGA
- the clpS gene encoding ATP-dependent Clp protease adapter ClpS gives MTERKHDDTGVEEGTGLATKTRPATKKPSLYRVLLLNDDYTPMEFVVEVLARIFRKSPEDAARIMLHVHQNGVGMCGVYTYEVAETKVAQVMDAARRAQHPLQCTMEKE, from the coding sequence ATGACCGAACGAAAACATGACGATACTGGCGTTGAAGAGGGAACCGGCCTCGCAACGAAGACGCGGCCAGCCACGAAGAAACCATCGCTTTACCGTGTTCTGCTACTCAATGATGACTACACGCCTATGGAGTTCGTGGTCGAGGTTCTGGCCCGGATTTTCCGCAAGTCGCCCGAGGATGCAGCGCGAATCATGCTGCATGTTCATCAGAACGGTGTCGGAATGTGCGGCGTGTACACATATGAGGTTGCCGAGACAAAGGTAGCCCAGGTCATGGACGCCGCACGGCGGGCACAACACCCGCTCCAGTGCACAATGGAAAAGGAATAG